Proteins from one Clostridia bacterium genomic window:
- the gltA gene encoding NADPH-dependent glutamate synthase: MKNKDRVKMNEQDPQKRNKNFDEVALGYTPEQAIQEAKRCLNCKKPRCVEGCPVNVNIPDFIQKIAQGEFDEAYQIIYGQNALPAICGRVCPQESQCEGKCILGIKGEPIAIGALERFAADYAMNKADKAQKEQNKDTKSNKKIAVIGSGPAGLTCAGELARNGYNVTVFEALHEAGGVLMYGIPEFRLPKKLVGQEIAKLEEMGVDIQTNVVVGRSITIDELIKQGYEAIFVGTGAGLPKFMNLPGENLNGVYSANEFLTRNNLMKAYDFPENPTPIYTGKKTAVIGGGNVAMDSARTAKRLGAEHVYIIYRRSENEMPARHAEIEHAKEEGIEFRLLTNPVEIIGDGGWVRAIKCIEMELGEPDESGRRRPVEKPGSEFILDVDTVIIAIGQSPNPLIRQTTEGLKVENWGGIIIEEDTMATSRERVYAGGDAVTGAATVISAMGAGKKAAHSIMDFLSNK; the protein is encoded by the coding sequence ATGAAAAATAAAGACAGAGTAAAGATGAATGAGCAAGATCCCCAGAAGAGAAATAAAAATTTTGATGAGGTGGCTCTCGGGTATACACCGGAGCAGGCAATCCAAGAAGCAAAACGTTGTTTAAACTGCAAAAAACCCAGGTGTGTGGAAGGTTGTCCTGTAAATGTAAACATACCTGATTTTATACAAAAGATTGCACAAGGTGAATTTGATGAGGCATATCAAATTATTTATGGGCAAAATGCTTTGCCGGCCATATGTGGCAGGGTATGTCCCCAGGAAAGCCAGTGTGAAGGAAAATGTATACTGGGTATAAAGGGGGAACCTATTGCCATAGGAGCTTTAGAGAGATTTGCTGCGGATTACGCCATGAACAAAGCTGATAAAGCTCAAAAAGAACAAAACAAAGATACAAAATCCAATAAAAAAATAGCAGTCATAGGTTCTGGACCTGCAGGTCTTACTTGTGCAGGGGAACTTGCCAGGAATGGATACAATGTCACTGTATTTGAGGCATTGCATGAGGCTGGAGGAGTATTGATGTATGGTATTCCCGAATTCAGGTTGCCTAAAAAATTGGTAGGGCAAGAAATAGCAAAACTGGAAGAGATGGGTGTTGATATACAGACCAACGTGGTGGTAGGTCGTTCCATCACTATAGATGAATTGATAAAACAAGGATATGAAGCAATTTTTGTAGGCACAGGTGCCGGGCTTCCTAAATTTATGAATTTACCCGGTGAAAACTTAAATGGCGTTTATTCTGCTAATGAATTTCTCACTAGAAATAATTTGATGAAGGCCTATGATTTTCCCGAAAATCCAACACCTATATATACGGGGAAAAAGACCGCTGTCATAGGTGGGGGAAACGTTGCAATGGATTCAGCAAGAACTGCAAAGAGGTTAGGAGCAGAGCATGTATACATCATATATAGAAGAAGTGAGAATGAGATGCCTGCAAGACATGCGGAGATAGAGCATGCAAAAGAAGAAGGAATAGAATTCAGGCTGCTTACCAATCCGGTAGAGATAATAGGTGATGGTGGATGGGTAAGAGCTATCAAGTGCATAGAGATGGAACTGGGCGAGCCGGATGAGTCCGGTCGAAGAAGACCTGTAGAGAAACCCGGTTCGGAGTTCATACTGGATGTAGATACAGTTATTATAGCGATAGGACAATCTCCCAATCCACTGATCCGTCAGACAACCGAGGGATTAAAGGTGGAAAATTGGGGAGGTATAATAATAGAAGAGGATACCATGGCTACTTCACGAGAGAGAGTTTATGCAGGTGGAGATGCAGTAACCGGTGCGGCTACAGTTATTTCTGCCATGGGTGCAGGTAAAAAGGCTGCACATTCTATAATGGATTTTTTATCAAATAAATAA
- a CDS encoding sulfide/dihydroorotate dehydrogenase-like FAD/NAD-binding protein, whose product MYKIVKKTKLNSLVYSMDIEAPYVARSCQPGQFIILRVDEKGERIPLTIADYDREANTITIIFQVVGYSTRKLSNKNQGDTIQDFVGPLGKPAPLKKCKRVIGIGGGVGIAPLYPQLKKLHEMGAEVHAILGGRSEEFVIFEEEFSKFAQVYVTTDDGSKGRKGNVVQQLKELVDEYEYDCAIAIGPLIMMKVVVDFTKQAGIPTNVSLNPIMIDGTGMCGGCRVTVGGETKFACVDGPDFDGFLVDFDEAMRRQGMYKDNERLADKDHKCKLGLGGKDNEK is encoded by the coding sequence ATGTATAAGATCGTTAAAAAAACAAAATTGAATTCCTTGGTGTATTCAATGGATATAGAGGCTCCTTATGTTGCGAGGAGTTGTCAGCCCGGCCAGTTTATAATACTGAGGGTGGACGAAAAAGGGGAGAGAATTCCTTTGACAATTGCTGATTATGATAGGGAGGCAAACACGATAACTATCATATTTCAAGTGGTAGGGTATAGTACCAGAAAACTCAGCAATAAAAACCAAGGTGATACAATACAGGATTTTGTTGGACCTTTAGGAAAACCTGCTCCATTAAAGAAGTGCAAGAGAGTGATCGGGATAGGAGGAGGGGTTGGAATAGCCCCTTTATACCCGCAGCTGAAGAAATTACATGAAATGGGAGCAGAGGTACACGCTATACTAGGTGGTAGAAGTGAGGAGTTCGTTATATTTGAAGAGGAATTCAGCAAATTTGCCCAGGTATATGTGACTACTGACGACGGCAGCAAAGGGAGAAAAGGCAATGTTGTTCAGCAGTTAAAAGAGTTGGTAGATGAGTATGAATATGATTGTGCAATAGCAATAGGGCCACTTATAATGATGAAGGTGGTAGTGGACTTTACTAAACAAGCAGGCATACCTACAAATGTATCTTTAAACCCAATAATGATCGATGGAACGGGTATGTGTGGAGGATGCAGGGTTACTGTAGGGGGAGAAACTAAGTTCGCCTGTGTGGATGGCCCGGACTTTGACGGATTTTTGGTAGATTTTGACGAGGCTATGAGGAGACAGGGCATGTATAAAGATAATGAGAGACTTGCCGATAAAGACCATAAATGCAAGCTAGGATTAGGGGGAAAAGACAATGAAAAATAA
- a CDS encoding iron-containing alcohol dehydrogenase → MARFTLPRDIYFGKGAMQEIKNLKGCKKAIIVTGGSSMQRFGFLDKLEDILKETGLEVERFEGVEPDPSVETVMAGAKKMQQFEPDVIVAIGGGSPIDAAKAMWVFYEYPELEFDDIKTPFSMPKLRNKATFVAIPSTSGTATEVTAFSVITDYSKKIKYPLADFEITPDIAILDTDIPMTMPKKLVAHTGMDALTHAIEAYVASASSDFSDPLAIKAIKMCVEYLIDSYNGDEQARGQMHIAQCLAGMAFSNALLGITHSLAHKIGAQFDIPHGCCNAILLPYVIKFNSKVCMKEYAEIARELGLEGATDKQLVDSLIQKVDQMNQKLDIAATLKQYGVTKEKLDASIDYIAENAVLDPCTGSNPRKTSTQDMKNILECAFEGNPVNF, encoded by the coding sequence ATGGCACGATTTACATTACCGAGAGATATATATTTTGGAAAAGGTGCAATGCAAGAAATAAAAAATTTAAAAGGTTGTAAAAAAGCCATAATAGTTACAGGCGGTTCATCTATGCAGAGGTTTGGATTTCTGGACAAACTGGAAGATATACTAAAAGAAACAGGACTGGAAGTGGAGAGGTTTGAAGGTGTGGAGCCTGATCCATCAGTAGAGACTGTTATGGCAGGCGCCAAGAAGATGCAGCAATTTGAACCTGATGTTATAGTTGCCATAGGCGGGGGATCTCCGATAGATGCGGCAAAGGCTATGTGGGTATTCTACGAGTATCCCGAGCTTGAATTTGACGACATAAAAACGCCGTTTTCAATGCCAAAGTTGAGGAATAAGGCTACTTTTGTAGCAATACCATCGACTAGCGGTACCGCTACAGAAGTTACAGCTTTTTCAGTAATTACTGATTACTCTAAAAAGATTAAATATCCGCTGGCAGATTTTGAGATAACACCGGATATAGCTATTTTGGATACTGATATTCCTATGACAATGCCCAAAAAACTGGTAGCACATACAGGGATGGATGCTCTCACACATGCAATAGAAGCTTATGTAGCTTCGGCAAGCTCTGATTTTAGTGACCCACTGGCTATAAAGGCAATAAAGATGTGCGTTGAATATCTGATAGACTCCTATAATGGAGATGAACAGGCAAGAGGTCAAATGCATATAGCTCAATGTTTAGCAGGCATGGCTTTCAGCAATGCTTTACTGGGTATCACACACAGTCTTGCCCATAAAATAGGTGCACAGTTTGACATACCCCATGGATGCTGTAATGCTATACTGCTTCCCTATGTTATAAAATTCAATTCAAAGGTATGCATGAAGGAATATGCTGAGATAGCCAGGGAATTGGGATTGGAAGGAGCTACAGATAAACAATTAGTGGATTCATTGATTCAAAAGGTTGACCAAATGAACCAAAAACTTGATATAGCAGCTACACTCAAACAATATGGGGTAACTAAAGAAAAATTGGATGCCAGCATAGACTATATAGCAGAAAATGCTGTACTGGATCCTTGCACAGGCTCAAACCCTAGAAAGACATCGACACAAGACATGAAAAATATATTAGAATGTGCATTTGAAGGAAATCCAGTGAACTTTTAA